One segment of Rhipicephalus sanguineus isolate Rsan-2018 chromosome 6, BIME_Rsan_1.4, whole genome shotgun sequence DNA contains the following:
- the LOC125758778 gene encoding uncharacterized protein LOC125758778 — translation MLDHLSAHWHDGDISSLPFVFFCFFCVVVVLPFSDGRQLRVVCASGRLANADPTNEHAMQAMPTTQPTPPNHAEPTTQASAAAAAALSPGRARRDDSKEALWSGQRTRFLIEKYKENFRNIDKKGGLRNEKQLFLYLTEALNEDFECSLSVLQVTNKWKSLERAYKRALENNRKSGSRTVECRFEE, via the exons ATGCTGGACCATTTGTCCGCTCACTGGCACGACGGGGACATTTCTTCATtaccctttgtttttttttgctttttttgtgtggTTGTTGTTTTGCCTTTTTCAGATGGGAGACAACTGCGGGTAGTTTGTGCGTCGGGTCGTCTTGCCAATGCTGACCCGACAAACGAGCATGCCATGCAGGCTATGCCTACAACGCAGCCAACACCGCCAAACCATGCTGAGCCGACGACGCAGGCGtccgctgctgcagctgctgcgcTTTCTCCGGGTCGTGCGCGTCGCGACGACTCAAAAGAAGCTCTATGGAGCGGTCAGAGGACCAGATTTTTGATTGAAAAATATAAGGAGAATTTCAGAAACATCGACAAGAAGGGAGGACTGAG GAACGAAAAGCAGCTGTTCCTATACTTGACGGAAGCCCTGAATGAGGATTTCGAGTGCTCCTTGAGTGTGCTCCAAGTGACGAATAAGTGGAAATCACTTGAAAGGGCTTACAAAAGAGCACTAGAAAACAATCGGAAGTCAGGCAGCAGAACTGTGGAGTGTAGGTTTGAAGAGTAA